Genomic window (Tolypothrix sp. NIES-4075):
CGGTAAGACCTCTCCCCCAACCCCTCCCCTTGCAGGGGAGGGGCTTTCTCCCCCTTCCCTCATAGGGAAGGGGGCAGGAGGGTTAGGTCTTAATCCTGACAGCAAAAACCCCATCAATGGTTGACAGCGTTCCGCACAAGCACCATAAAATTCTCCTTGGATTTTGTCTTGTGCAGAGGATGCACCCCACCAAAACTCAGCCATTGCTAAAGGTTTGAGGTTGTGTGTTGCCGCATAATGCAGCAGCTTTGGGGCACAACAATCTCCCGTTCCAGTGGGCAAGCTTGTTGCTATTAATTGCTGCAATGATTGCGATCTACCTAGAAAATTCACTAGGGTGTAAGCTGCGTGCATCTGCGCTTGAAGTTGCCGGGAAAGTTGTTTGCGCTGTTGTTTCAGTTTGCGAATCTGTATGTCTGCGGTTTCAATTATCTGCTGAAGCGGTTGCAAAGTTTCATCGCGTAAGCGTTTAAGGTGTCGTCGCTCAATTCCATGTTGACGACTTTCTTCATCGAGTTGTTCAAGGGCAATTATCAAAGCTTCTCCAGTCAGAGTTTGGCAGAGTATCTGGCGTTTTTCGTGTCGTTGCTGTTTATAATTTTGATGGCGATCGCTCAGGGAGTGCAACTTTATATCAAACTCGCTTTTAAGCGTTTCGTATTGCTGTCTTTGTGGAAGTTGCTTTAAAGTTATAATTTCCTGCTTGATAGCTTCTAATTGTGCTAATGTGCGAGCCTCGTCTAATGCTACTTCATCTCGTCCGGAAATTGGCGGAACCCAGCCCTCAACTATGCTGTTACCATTGAGAAGACCGGAGAATGCTTTTATTATTCGTTGTTCGCCTAATGGTAGTTCAACTAATAATATTCCATACATCTTACCTTCACGAGAGTATAAGTCATTTTGGGCAAGATGTTGCATTAATTTATGTGCGATCGCCTCTACTAATGAAGTGCGGGGTAGTTTCAGAAGTTCGCCACCTTCAAGACAACGCCCTTGATAGTAATAGCTAGGAGATGAGTTGCTGACTGTATAATTGTCGATGAAATCTGAAAGCGGATGAAGAAATACCATTATGAGAGATTGTTCTCATGAAGGTGGGTAGTCTGACATTTGAGCGATCATAGTCAACACAACCATTTAATTGTAGCATAATCCGCACGGCATTGTGGTAACGCTTACAAAGA
Coding sequences:
- a CDS encoding RluA family pseudouridine synthase, with translation MVFLHPLSDFIDNYTVSNSSPSYYYQGRCLEGGELLKLPRTSLVEAIAHKLMQHLAQNDLYSREGKMYGILLVELPLGEQRIIKAFSGLLNGNSIVEGWVPPISGRDEVALDEARTLAQLEAIKQEIITLKQLPQRQQYETLKSEFDIKLHSLSDRHQNYKQQRHEKRQILCQTLTGEALIIALEQLDEESRQHGIERRHLKRLRDETLQPLQQIIETADIQIRKLKQQRKQLSRQLQAQMHAAYTLVNFLGRSQSLQQLIATSLPTGTGDCCAPKLLHYAATHNLKPLAMAEFWWGASSAQDKIQGEFYGACAERCQPLMGFLLSGLRPNPPAPFPMREGGESPSPARGGVGGEVLPIIYEDEWLIAVNKPPGLLSVPGRYRDRQDSVVTRLHQKLPDGMAIASVHRLDQETSGILLLARDRFSHRQLSQQFQQRQIYKVYEAVLCGLLTINEGAIELPLWGDPQNRPYQKVDERGKFSLTHFRVIAREEDYTRVEFIPKTGRTHQLRVHAADVKGLGVSILGDRLYGCVNNANRLHLHARELRFQHPQTGETLHLQANTPF